Proteins co-encoded in one Setaria viridis chromosome 9, Setaria_viridis_v4.0, whole genome shotgun sequence genomic window:
- the LOC117836429 gene encoding small heat shock protein, chloroplastic, producing MSMVTSCTLLRNVTAVRPAVSSGKQLQSGRPAAVASLSSQWRSRPLSVCCAINPKGEHNPKTDLHPFNIPAFVLVHPVSPREERWQVEEEPGKVNLWFEVPGQSKEDLAVVIDEDVLVIKKKVNVAGGDVGQRNGAAAPQGNRRGPAATGEEAGKEAAQDGEVIYARLLLPAGYNKEGVEAELKSGELRVSIAKIKEQARRKINIDVK from the exons ATGTCGATGGTCACATCCTGCACCCTTCTGAGGAATGTGACGGCAGTGCGGCCGGCAGTCTCCTCCGGCAAGCAGCTTCAGTCCGGGAGACCAGCAGCGGTGGCTTCCCTCTCTTCCCAGTGGAGGTCCCGGCCCCTTTCCGTGTGTTGTGCAATCAACCCAAAAGGGGAGCACAACCCAAAGACGGATTTGCATCCGTTTAATATCCCTGCATTTG TTCTGGTGCACCCGGTGTCACCGCGTGAGGAACGGTggcaggtggaggaggagcccggCAAGGTGAACCTGTGGTTCGAGGTGCCCGGGCAGTCCAAGGAGGACCTCGCCGTGGTGATCGACGAGGACGTGCTCGTTATCAAGAAGAAGGTCAATGTCGCCGGCGGGGACGTGGGCCAGCggaacggcgccgccgcgccccagGGCAATAGAAGGGGCCCGGCGGCCACCGGCGAAGAAGCAGGCAaggaggcggcgcaggacgGCGAGGTGATCTACGCGCGGCTACTCCTCCCGGCGGGGTACAACAAGGAGGGAGTGGAGGCCGAGCTCAAGTCCGGCGAGCTGAGGGTCAGCATCGCCAAGATCAAGGAGCAGGCGCGCAGGAAGATCAACATCGACGTCAAGTAG